One genomic window of Hymenobacter sp. J193 includes the following:
- a CDS encoding homogentisate 1,2-dioxygenase, whose amino-acid sequence MPYYHRLGQIPRKRHTQFRQPDGTLYHEQLVGTLGFSGVSSLLYHQHAPTEIRRVGEPQPYAPKLLKDRALQPSHLRTLAQTSTGGDYLQARQTMLGNADVMLSICSPTERRMDYYYKNALADEVIFVHEGRGELWSQLGIVAFEPGDYVVIPRTIIHQFHFEEGPVRLLVIESFSPIETCRRYRNHFGQLLEHSPYCERDIRPPHALVQDTARESGEYVVKVKKEGFLHELVYAHSPFDVVGWDGYFFPYATSIHDFEPITGRIHQPPPVHQHFEAHNFVICSFVPRLFDYHPLSIPAPYNHSNVDSDEVLYYVAGNFMSRKGVDLASFTVHPSGLPHGPHPGTVEASIGKKETHELAVMVDTFRPLYLTETALPYLDEKYPMSWNPGFVHEAPRAADMMD is encoded by the coding sequence ATGCCTTACTATCACCGCCTTGGCCAGATTCCGCGCAAGCGCCACACCCAGTTCCGCCAGCCCGATGGAACCCTCTACCACGAGCAACTGGTCGGTACCCTGGGCTTTTCGGGTGTTTCGTCGCTTCTCTACCATCAGCACGCGCCCACCGAAATCCGGCGCGTAGGCGAGCCGCAACCCTACGCCCCCAAGCTGCTGAAAGACCGGGCCCTGCAGCCCAGCCACCTGCGTACCCTGGCCCAGACCAGCACCGGCGGCGACTACCTGCAGGCCCGCCAGACCATGCTCGGCAATGCCGATGTGATGCTGAGCATCTGCAGCCCCACGGAGCGGCGCATGGACTACTACTACAAAAACGCGCTGGCCGATGAGGTGATTTTCGTGCACGAGGGCCGGGGCGAGCTGTGGAGCCAGCTGGGCATCGTGGCCTTTGAGCCCGGTGACTACGTGGTGATTCCGCGCACCATCATTCACCAGTTTCATTTTGAGGAAGGCCCGGTGCGCCTGCTCGTTATCGAGTCGTTCAGCCCCATCGAAACGTGCCGCCGCTACCGCAACCACTTCGGGCAGCTGCTGGAACACTCGCCCTACTGCGAGCGGGACATCCGGCCGCCCCACGCGCTGGTGCAGGACACGGCGCGCGAGTCGGGCGAGTACGTGGTGAAGGTGAAGAAGGAAGGCTTCCTGCACGAGCTGGTGTACGCCCACTCGCCCTTCGACGTGGTAGGCTGGGACGGGTACTTCTTTCCTTACGCTACCAGCATCCACGACTTCGAGCCGATTACGGGCCGCATCCACCAGCCTCCACCCGTGCATCAGCATTTCGAAGCGCACAACTTCGTCATCTGCTCCTTTGTGCCGCGCTTGTTCGACTACCACCCGCTCAGCATTCCGGCGCCCTACAACCACTCCAATGTAGACTCCGACGAGGTGCTGTACTACGTGGCCGGCAATTTCATGTCGCGCAAGGGCGTGGACCTGGCCTCGTTTACGGTGCACCCCAGCGGCCTGCCCCACGGCCCGCACCCCGGCACCGTGGAAGCCAGCATCGGCAAAAAGGAAACCCACGAGCTGGCCGTGATGGTGGACACCTTCCGCCCGCTCTACCTCACCGAAACGGCTTTGCCTTACCTCGACGAAAAGTACCCCATGAGCTGGAACCCCGGCTTCGTGCACGAGGCGCCCCGCGCGGCCGATATGATGGATTAA
- a CDS encoding hydroxymethylglutaryl-CoA reductase: MTFTPSPMLLKLLYTRGSLHNTPEGVAFSIKNRLDTVRITRIDHVQIDGVKIGVEQIALDLGEGDVRPATTFNADSTGYTLPVGQAATFHLATEHLKEGIHTVRVQFSADPFGDLNVEVEDAIAQQHENKTRIPRQDQDDYSEAAIQARQRFAEEFSGQEFKHLKHYSFDAHDLQGNCEHFTGVAQIPVGLAGPLRVNGEHAQGDFLIPMATTEGTLVASYNRGMQVLNLCGGVKCTVVGDAMQRAPVFVFDDARGARDFGKWVEEEIDKIRPEAESTSRIAKLQYIDTYLSNKFAYLRFNFSTGDAAGQNMVGRATFAACSWILENYKGAPIRHFYLESNFATDKKASQINVMRTRGKRVVAEAIVKRDVLQQRMRVTPEQLAYHGQVSNVGAFISGANNNGAHSANGITAMFIATGQDVANVSESSAGILYSEITPEGDLYISITIPSLIVATHGGGTGLATQNECLRMLGCVGRGTVNKFAEIVAGVVLAGELSLGSAISSSDWVSSHEQYGRNR; the protein is encoded by the coding sequence ATGACTTTCACGCCCAGCCCCATGCTGCTCAAGCTGCTCTATACCCGCGGCAGCCTCCACAACACCCCCGAAGGTGTGGCCTTCAGCATCAAGAACCGCCTCGATACGGTGCGCATCACCCGCATCGACCATGTGCAGATTGACGGCGTAAAGATTGGAGTAGAGCAGATTGCGCTGGACCTTGGCGAGGGCGACGTGCGGCCCGCCACCACCTTCAACGCCGACAGCACCGGCTACACGCTGCCGGTGGGCCAGGCTGCCACGTTCCATCTGGCTACCGAGCACCTCAAGGAAGGCATTCACACGGTGCGGGTGCAGTTTTCCGCCGACCCATTCGGCGACCTGAACGTGGAGGTCGAAGACGCCATTGCCCAGCAGCACGAAAACAAAACCCGCATTCCGCGCCAGGACCAAGACGACTACTCGGAGGCGGCCATTCAGGCCCGGCAGCGCTTCGCCGAGGAGTTTTCGGGCCAGGAGTTCAAGCACCTCAAGCATTACTCCTTCGACGCTCACGATTTGCAGGGCAACTGCGAGCATTTCACGGGCGTGGCCCAGATTCCGGTAGGACTGGCCGGCCCGCTGCGCGTAAACGGGGAGCACGCCCAGGGCGACTTCCTCATCCCCATGGCTACCACCGAGGGTACCCTGGTAGCCAGCTACAACCGTGGCATGCAGGTGCTCAACCTCTGCGGCGGCGTCAAGTGCACTGTGGTCGGCGACGCCATGCAGCGCGCCCCGGTGTTCGTGTTCGATGATGCCCGCGGCGCCCGGGACTTTGGTAAGTGGGTGGAGGAAGAAATCGACAAGATCCGGCCCGAGGCCGAAAGCACCTCCCGCATAGCCAAGCTCCAGTACATCGACACCTATCTGAGCAACAAGTTCGCCTACCTGCGCTTCAACTTCTCTACGGGCGACGCCGCCGGCCAGAACATGGTAGGCCGCGCCACGTTTGCCGCCTGCTCCTGGATTCTGGAAAACTACAAGGGCGCGCCCATCCGCCACTTCTACCTCGAATCAAACTTCGCCACCGACAAAAAAGCCTCGCAGATCAACGTAATGCGCACCCGGGGCAAGCGTGTGGTAGCTGAGGCTATAGTGAAGCGCGACGTGCTGCAGCAGCGCATGCGCGTGACGCCCGAGCAGCTAGCCTACCACGGGCAGGTAAGCAACGTGGGTGCATTTATTTCGGGTGCAAACAACAACGGCGCCCACTCCGCCAATGGCATCACGGCCATGTTCATTGCTACCGGCCAGGACGTGGCTAACGTGTCAGAGTCGTCGGCGGGCATTCTGTACTCCGAAATCACGCCCGAGGGCGACCTGTACATCAGCATCACCATTCCTTCGCTCATTGTGGCTACCCACGGCGGGGGCACGGGCCTGGCTACCCAAAACGAGTGCCTGCGCATGCTGGGCTGCGTGGGCCGGGGCACCGTCAACAAGTTCGCCGAAATAGTGGCCGGCGTGGTGCTGGCCGGGGAGCTCAGCTTGGGCTCCGCCATCAGCTCCTCCGATTGGGTGAGCAGCCACGAACAGTACGGCCGGAACCGCTAA
- a CDS encoding WG repeat-containing protein — protein sequence MGILALALTAAQDLVSGRLVPFRRGDKWGYADHSRRVVLPLQYEEAGPFVEEVAWVRQNGLYGYIDGGGNPITPVHFSKAATFYKGRATVTLRGETFDIDATGSRLTSPPEAAPEEDYLSLGDVVRRQGKLGFRFTVGSAVVPAEYDEIREDYRQLLFVRQGNKWGVLNRKGKITLPLELDTIVASPQNDFRFPIARQQGRYGYLNAEGRWLVAPKYRLAEPFIGDVARVETPDGRMGYIDSSGKEFFE from the coding sequence ATGGGCATACTCGCGCTGGCGCTTACCGCCGCGCAGGACCTGGTGAGCGGCCGGCTGGTGCCCTTTCGGCGGGGCGACAAGTGGGGCTATGCCGACCACAGCCGCCGCGTGGTGCTGCCGCTGCAGTATGAGGAGGCCGGGCCGTTTGTGGAAGAAGTGGCCTGGGTGCGCCAGAACGGGCTGTATGGCTACATCGACGGCGGCGGCAACCCCATCACGCCCGTGCACTTCTCCAAAGCCGCCACGTTTTACAAAGGCCGCGCTACCGTCACGCTCCGGGGCGAAACCTTCGATATAGATGCTACCGGCAGCCGCCTGACTTCCCCGCCCGAGGCCGCGCCGGAGGAAGACTACCTTTCCCTGGGCGACGTGGTGCGGCGTCAGGGCAAGCTGGGTTTCCGCTTTACGGTGGGCTCGGCGGTGGTGCCGGCCGAGTACGACGAAATCCGGGAAGACTACCGCCAGCTGCTGTTTGTGCGGCAGGGCAACAAGTGGGGCGTGCTCAACCGCAAGGGCAAAATCACCCTCCCCCTGGAGCTGGACACCATCGTGGCTTCTCCACAAAACGACTTCCGCTTTCCCATTGCCCGGCAGCAGGGCCGCTACGGCTACCTCAACGCCGAGGGCCGCTGGCTGGTGGCGCCCAAATACCGCCTGGCCGAGCCCTTCATCGGCGACGTAGCCCGCGTGGAAACCCCCGACGGCCGCATGGGCTACATCGACAGCAGCGGCAAGGAGTTTTTCGAGTAA
- a CDS encoding energy transducer TonB: protein MTPTEQGRHCSVCQRTVIDFTNATQADLDAARVAAPHGRLCGRFRAGQLAAPLKLQPRLRRFLVALVLVCGMGLSAREAVAQVKPVLRDNAAMNATMDEVWLAPLVQADELSQAANKPAEQAFLGYVEQMPVFRGGQERLLAIIRQNNQWPDGIDQVKGKVFITFSINEQGRVVKPTITKGLHPKLDAEALRLVQLLDGEWSAGSQNGRPVPVQFTVRITFEPTPENPALPGKKSAKRARR from the coding sequence ATGACACCCACGGAACAGGGCCGCCACTGCTCCGTGTGCCAGCGCACGGTTATCGACTTCACCAATGCTACCCAAGCTGACTTAGATGCCGCCCGTGTCGCCGCACCCCATGGCCGCCTGTGCGGCCGGTTCCGGGCCGGGCAGTTGGCCGCACCACTGAAGCTACAGCCCCGACTGCGGCGGTTTCTAGTGGCGCTGGTATTAGTGTGCGGGATGGGACTCTCGGCGCGGGAAGCGGTAGCGCAGGTGAAGCCGGTGCTGCGGGATAATGCGGCTATGAATGCTACAATGGACGAGGTATGGCTAGCTCCGTTAGTCCAAGCGGATGAGCTAAGTCAGGCAGCGAATAAGCCAGCCGAGCAGGCGTTTCTGGGGTATGTAGAGCAAATGCCTGTCTTTAGAGGAGGACAGGAACGGCTGCTAGCAATTATCCGCCAGAACAACCAGTGGCCGGATGGTATTGATCAGGTAAAAGGCAAGGTGTTCATTACGTTCTCCATCAACGAACAAGGCCGCGTCGTTAAGCCGACAATAACCAAGGGCCTGCATCCTAAATTAGACGCTGAAGCGTTGCGGCTGGTGCAGCTGCTGGATGGAGAATGGTCGGCGGGCAGCCAGAACGGCCGGCCGGTTCCGGTGCAGTTTACTGTGCGCATCACTTTCGAACCCACGCCAGAAAACCCTGCACTCCCCGGAAAGAAATCAGCTAAACGCGCCCGACGGTAG
- a CDS encoding energy transducer TonB translates to MLELPILNVQLRACSEDWQQITPTAQGRHCVGYNREVVNVTSSTQVDLLMAHTVSPDGRVCGRLRAEQLAAPPKLRLRLRQFVVALVLVCASGLSAREAVGQFLPRAEPAITGIRTINDVSAAALSLKIAPSASQRQAKLLVSCILEPMPSFPGGQDSLVAYLRRNLHYSASNTAEGTVFIGFVITKTGNLTQAKVLKGVSPALDGEALRVVRKMPRWVQPPRPTPIEVRYTLPITFASTQQAPEKR, encoded by the coding sequence ATGCTGGAGTTACCTATTTTGAATGTACAGCTACGCGCCTGCTCCGAAGACTGGCAACAGATAACGCCTACCGCCCAGGGCCGACACTGCGTAGGCTACAACCGCGAGGTGGTCAACGTTACGAGTAGCACCCAAGTCGACCTACTAATGGCCCATACCGTCTCCCCCGATGGCCGCGTGTGTGGCCGGCTCCGGGCAGAGCAACTGGCCGCACCGCCGAAATTGCGCCTCCGATTGCGACAGTTTGTAGTTGCGTTGGTGCTGGTGTGCGCGTCAGGGCTGTCGGCGCGAGAAGCGGTGGGGCAGTTCCTGCCCCGCGCAGAACCGGCCATAACCGGAATTAGGACTATTAATGATGTTTCAGCGGCTGCGCTGAGTTTAAAAATTGCACCATCCGCTTCGCAGAGGCAGGCGAAACTGTTGGTTAGCTGCATTCTTGAGCCCATGCCATCGTTTCCAGGCGGGCAAGATTCTTTGGTGGCTTATCTGAGAAGGAATCTGCATTACTCCGCTTCTAATACAGCCGAAGGCACAGTATTCATTGGCTTCGTTATCACAAAAACCGGAAACCTCACGCAGGCCAAGGTGTTGAAAGGAGTCAGCCCTGCTCTGGACGGTGAAGCGCTGCGTGTGGTGCGGAAAATGCCCCGCTGGGTGCAGCCGCCACGGCCTACTCCGATAGAGGTAAGGTACACGCTGCCCATCACCTTCGCCTCAACTCAACAAGCTCCCGAAAAGCGTTAA